A stretch of Coccidioides posadasii str. Silveira chromosome 2, complete sequence DNA encodes these proteins:
- a CDS encoding uncharacterized protein (BUSCO:411471at4751~EggNog:ENOG410PHWS~COG:G~TransMembrane:5 (i7-28o182-202i223-241o282-300i307-323o)): MPVDRRKVWVFGSAFLLRLLLIVFFPGLPDLLTGRVEVSTPVSSFKRLQEGLFLYKRNVSPYDGGVFHQAPILLPIFSLLPEPRDYQLMTGLVYIVLDLLNANALGRIANSDEAVAPRLYTSPRKHIRWDGTAIAAGYLFNPFTIASCLGRSTNAFTNSAIISSISNAIAGNSFNSMLALGLASYMSLYPALLFPPMALLCYDRYVRNGKATKGAISYSLERLSILGGSIGVLLYISYLIVGQSWEFIPATYGVQLLVPDLTPNAGLWWYFLIEIFDPFREFFLGVFWLHLSAYVGGLTVRIRRQPLFVITTLFGIFAIFKPYPSISDVSIYFAFLPLYRHTFPRKYYLLCQPCVANRLKLCDIRFSRFPPCCMQASWVQYFTIFGSTRVRGTQIFSMR; the protein is encoded by the exons ATGCCGGTCGACAGGAGAAAGGTTTGGGTATTTGGGAGTGCTTTTCTTCTGCGACTCCTCCTCATTGTCTTTTTCCCCGGCCTCCCCGATCTTCTTACAGGTCGGGTTGAAGTTTCAACTCCAGTGAGCAGCTTCAAGAGGT TACAAGAAGGCCTTTTTCTATATAAACGCAATGTCTCCCCTTATGATGGCGGTGTTTTTCACCAG GCACCCATCCTCCTCCCAATCTTTTCGCTACTGCCTGAGCCTCGCGATTACCAGCTTATGACTGGACTCGTGTATATTGTTCTCGATCTTCTGAACGCCAATGCTTTAGGACGTATTGCCAATTCAGACGAAGCTGTTGCTCCGAGGTTGTACACCTCTCCAAGGAAGCATATAAGATGGGATGGGACGGCAATTGCTGCTGG ATATCTGTTTAATCCATTCACGATCGCGTCCTGCCTCGGTCGCTCCACGAACGCGTTTACTAACTCCGCGATTATTTCTTCTATCTCTAACGCCATCGCCGGCAATAGCTTCAACTCGATGCTGGCTTTGGGATTGGCTTCCTACATGTCACTCTACCCGGCACTCCTCTTCCCACCAATGGCCCTACTTTGCTACGATCGATACGTCAGGAATGGAAAGGCCACTAAAGGGGCTATTTCATATTCGCTAGAACGACTCTCGATCCTTGGCGGAAGTATCGGAGTCCTCTTATACATTTCGTATCTTATCGTCGGCCAGTCGTGGGAATTTATACCTGCAACATACGGCGTGCAACTTCTGGTTCCAGATCTCACCCCTAATGCTGGGCTCTGGTGGTATTTCCTTATCGAAATCTTCGACCCTTTCAGGGAATTTTTCCTAGGAGTGTTCTGGTTGCATTTGTCTGCATACGTCGGTGGTTTGACTGTTCGCATCCGGCGCCAACCATTATTCGTCATCACTACTCTTTTCGGAATTTTCGCTATCTTTAAACCCTATCCCAGCATCTCGGACGTTTCGATCTATTTTGCGTTCCTGCCGCTCTACCGACACACATTTCCTCGTAAGTATTATCTCCTCTGTCAACCTTGCGTTGCTAATCGATTAAAGTTATGCGATATACGTTTTTCGCGGTTTCCGCCCTGTTGTATGCAAGCCTCTTGGGTCCAATATTTCACCATCTTTGGATCTACGCGGGTTCGGGGAACGCAAATTTTTTCTATGCGATAA
- the NOP7 gene encoding mRNA-binding ribosome synthesis protein nop7 (BUSCO:240036at4751~EggNog:ENOG410PH1N~COG:A~BUSCO:5579at33183), which produces MAKIKKKGTSGAAKNYITRTQAVRKLQISLPDFRRLCIFKGIYPREPRNKKKASKTSTPSTTFYYTRDIQYLLHEPLLKKFRDQKALSKKIARSLGRGDVGDAARLERNNAPKITLDHIVKERYPTFIDALRDLDDALSLLFLFANLPSTANVPPKTIALCQRLCHEFQHYLIATNSVRKSFLSIKGIYYQATIQGQDILWLVPYRFVQQVTGDVDYRIMATFVEFYTTLLGFVNFRLYTSIGLVYPPKFDSRSDERGAELAAFTLEGRKVGEMQKAISSEPQTNGQLAKSDSAANDIQAKVDNILKETTLNNEPDDEAVDVEDNVDAIDKFKTTAAEADTLPQPQMSGNEVASLFASFTFFISREAPRGPLEFLLRAFGCKRVGWDAVLGEGAFTHDETDPRITHQIVDRPPLPESALPPLPQNPGEGAETAPRVRPGTRIPGRTYIQPQWVWDCVNEGKLLRPDLYAPGATLPPHLSPWVKASKGEYDPRLSLAEQESDGEAERQAEEENEEEESEVEGLSMDKEMVETENSEAGESDEESVDGGMDVDIPGSDDEEESEEDNALRELGGSDEAADVQSESEDDEEAARNQHQMELEAEAAGLPFTGADGTGTSSKKSKKQKPLAKKHAAQKKKEQEELERQKMMMSRKKRKLLDKMLYSNKKKDEEAEKLRRKRRKIEQGTKGR; this is translated from the exons ATGgcgaaaataaaaaagaagg GAACCTCCGGAGCGGCCAAAAATTATATCACCAGAACTCAAGCGGTGCGCAAGCTTCAGATCTCACTACCTGACTTCCGCCGACTATGTATCTTTAAAG GTATCTATCCTCGCGAGCCGCGAAACAAGAAGAAAGCATCCAAAACCTCGACCCCGAGCACGACGTTCTACTACACGCGAGATATTCAATATTTGCTCCACGAACCTCTTCTCAAGAAGTTTAGGGACCAAAAGGCTCTTTCAAAAAAGATTGCCAGGTCCCTAGGACGTGGAGATGTGGGCGATGCTGCTCGGTTGGAAAGGAACAATGCTCCGAAAATCACGCTAGATCATATTGTGAAAGAACGCTATCCAACTTTCATCGATGCTCTCCGGGATCTCGACGATGCTTTATCGTTGCTCTTCCTGTTCGCTAACTTACCTTCGACGGCCAATGTCCCACCCAAAACAATTGCCTTGTGCCAGCGACTATGCCACGAGTTCCAACACTATCTTATCGCCACAAATTCCGTCAGAAAATCCTTCTTGTCCATTAAGGGCATATATTATCAGGCGACAATTCAAGGGCAAGATATTTTGTGGCTGGTACCGTATCGATTCGTTCAACAAGTCACGGGGGATGTGGATTACAGAATTATGGCTACGTTTGTTGAGTTTTACACCACGCTTCTCGGCTTCGTTAATTTCCGTCTATACACTTCGATTGGATTGGTATACCCTCCAAAGTTTGACTCGAGGAGCGATGAACGCGGTGCCGAGCTGGCCGCTTTCACCCTCGAGGGCAGAAAAGTTGGTGAAATGCAGAAGGCTATATCATCCGAGCCGCAAACAAATGGACAGCTAGCGAAAAGTGATTCAGCTGCGAATGACATTCAGGCCAAAGTTGATAATATTCTCAAGGAAACGACCCTCAACAATGAGCCTGATGATGAAGCGGTCGATGTGGAGGATAACGTCGATGCAATCGATAAGTTCAAAACAACAGCGGCAGAGGCTGATACTCTGCCACAGCCACAAATGAGTGGGAATGAGGTGGCTTCTTTGTTCGCTTCTTTCACTTTCTTCATCTCTAGAGAAGCACCACGGGGACCTTTGGAATTTTTGCTGAGAGCATTCGGATGCAAGCGAGTTGGCTGGGATGCGGTCCTAGGTGAAGGAGCCTTCACACATGACGAAACAGACCCTCGAATAACACATCAAATCGTCGACAGGCCCCCTCTTCCTGAGTCTGCTCTCCCCCCTTTGCCCCAAAATCCCGGCGAAGGGGCCGAAACGGCGCCGAGAGTACGACCTGGAACAAGGATACCCGGCAGAACGTACATACAACCGCAGTGGGTTTGGGACTGTGTAAATGAAGGCAAGCTTTTAAGACCCGATCTTTATGCTCCCGGTGCCACGCTTCCTCCACATCTCAGTCCTTGGGTCAAAGCTTCTAAGGGGGAATACGATCCTCGTCTCAGTTTAGCAGAACAAGAAAGTGATGGCGAGGCCGAAAGACAAGCTGAAGAGGAGAATGAGGAAGAAGAGTCCGAGGTCGAAGGCCTCTCCATGGACAAGGAGATGGTGGAAACAGAAAATTCGGAGGCTGGCGAGTCGGATGAAGAATCTGTTGATGGTGGTATGGATGTGGATATCCCCGGCTCTGATGACGAGGAGGAAAGTGAAGAGGACAATGCGCTTCGAGAGCTTGGTGGCTCGGATGAAGCGGCGGATGTTCAGTCTGAGTCAGAGGACGACGAGGAAGCCGCACGGAATCAACACCAAATGGAACTTGAAGCTGAAGCCGCAGGACTTCCATTCACAGGGGCAGACGGCACTGGAACTTCTTCTAAAAAatcaaagaaacagaaaccCCTGGCTAAGAAACATGCagctcagaagaagaaggaacaGGAAGAACTTGAGCGTcaaaagatgatgatgagtCGCAAGAAGCGGAAGTTGCTCGACAAGATGTTGTACTCTAACAAGAAAAAGGATGAAGAAGCAGAGAAGCTAAGGCGGAAGAGGAGAAAGATTGAACAGGGAACGAAAGGCCGATAA
- the UGA2 gene encoding succinate semialdehyde dehydrogenase NADP+ linked (EggNog:ENOG410PFH7~COG:C~BUSCO:4168at33183), whose amino-acid sequence MEKLARPILQQLSRPRARYPFTIPTLYGRRRYAMHTIPPLKDKSLLIGKCFVNGEWVDAKSGETFEVTDPSTGKLIGTCPEFTAEETQKAIDAASAAFPSFRKTLARERARMLRRWYQLMMDNAEDLATLITWENGKPYADAKGEVVYAANFFEWFSEEAPRVYGDTIPSSVPGNRVMTLKEPIGVCGFITPWNFPAAMITRKIGPALAAGCTVVAKSPGETPFTANAIMELGRRAGIPKGVVNLVTALKNTQELGMCLTTHPDIRKVSFTGSTNVGKLLMKQSSSTVKKLSFELGGNAPFIVFDDCPDLDAAVAGAVASKFRSSGQTCVCANRIYVQKGIYDEFAAKFAEKVRGFKLGYGFDEGVTHGPVIHSRAVDKVTQHVRDAEAKGGKVILGGKPASELGPNFFHPTVVTGMTKDMLMASEETFGPVAGLFPFETEKDVVEWANKAEVGLAGYFYSKDIRRIYRVAEALEVGMIGVNTGIISDTASPFGGVKQSGFGREGSKYGIDEFLSIKTITFGGMGGELQGHLRCS is encoded by the exons ATGGAGAAGCTCGCCCGGCCTATTCTTCAGCAGCTGTCCCGCCCACGCGCAAGATATCCCTTTACAATTCCAACCCTATACGGAAGACGACGATACGCAATGCACACAATTCCTCCA TTGAAAGATAAATCACTCCTTATTGGCAAGTGTTTTGTCAATGGAGAGTGGGTGGATGCGAAAAGCGGGGAAACGTTCGAAGTGACCG ATCCCTCGACGGGAAAGCTCATTGGAACCTGCCCCGAATTCACCGCCGAAGAAACCCAAAAGGCGATCGACGCGGCATCTGCGGCTTTTCCCTCGTTTCGCAAAACTTTGGCCCGGGAGCGGGCTCGTATGCTACGAAGATGGTACCAGTTGATGATGGATAATGCGGAGGACCTGGCGACGCTGATCACATGGGAGAACGGCAAGCCATATGCGGATGCTAAGGGAGAAGTAGTCTACGCCGCCAATTTTTTCGAATGGTTCAGTGAAGAGGCTCCTAGAGTTTACGGAGACACCATCCCATCGTCCGTCCCAGGCAACAGAGTTATGACCCTGAAGGAGCCGATTGGGGTCTGTGGATTCATCACCCCATGGAATTTCCCCGCTGCTATGATCACCAGGAAAATCGGCCCTGCCTTGGCTGCCGGATGTACAGTTGTGGCAAAGTCTCCAGGCGAGACACCCTTCACAGCAAACGCTATCATGGAGTTAGGTCGCCGCGCGGGAATTCCCAAAGGCGTTGTCAACCTTGTGACAGCTTTGAAAAATACCCAGGAGCTTGGGATGTGTTTGACCACCCACCCAGACATCCGCAAAGTCTCTTTCACCGGCTCCACCAACGTGGGAAAGCTTCTTATGAAGCAATCCTCATCTACAGTGAAGAAGCTATCTTTCGAACTGGGTGGGAACGCCCCGTTCATTGTATTTGACGATTGCCCTGATCTCGACGCTGCTGTTGCTGGCGCCGTCGCTTCCAAATTCCGTAGTTCGGGACAGACTTGCGTCTGTGCCAACCGTATCTATGTTCAAAAAGGAATCTACGATGAATTTGCGGCTAAATTTGCTGAGAAGGTCAGGGGCTTCAAGCTCGGTTATGGTTTTGATGAGGGTGTCACTCATGGACCGGTCATCCACTCCCGCGCAGTTGACAAGGTTACCCAACACGTCCGCGATGCTGAAGCAAAGGGAGGGAAAGTTATCCTGGGCGGAAAGCCAGCGAGCGAACTTGGCCCGAATTTCTTCCATCCGACGGTTGTCACGGGTATGACCAAGGATATGTTGATGGCATCCGAGGAGACGTTTGGTCCTGTAGCAGGCCTCTTCCCGTTCGAGACGGAAAAAGACGTCGTCGAGTGGGCTAATAAGGCTGAGGTGGGCCTTGCCGGATACTTTTATAGTAAGGATATTCGACGGATCTATCGCGTTGCTGAGGCCCTTGAGGTTGGCATGATTGGCGTCAATACCGGAATTATCAGTGATACTGCTTCGCC ATTCGGCGGAGTTAAGCAAAGTGGGTTTGGCCGTGAAGGCAGTAAGTATGGAATCGATGAGTTCTTAAGCATCAAAACAATTACTTTCGGAGGCATGGGTGGAGAACTTCAAGGGCACTTGCGATGTAGTTAA
- a CDS encoding uncharacterized protein (EggNog:ENOG410PQ73~COG:S~BUSCO:7877at33183) has protein sequence MSCGTQEEQIILDTQDAQDAPLQSLFPPEQDDPDDLDYENYDDEVNVFVEEREVHSKPQDWLGNSDEETSLSSEGDSLERPNRFEGSRRSWLSWTKSERQEVTALETIRARDLSLHLYNAFALKRRAKKVRVERSQNNKEEDRIDNANEIYREDLLSIFAPSRTWTAWPLPTEIVPRTVEKVIRDEDEDWTLRGEIDSRPSAELEDCLMAQMMKFAKERFEYREWSQKSACYRGKDTNPGSDSEAMPSEKDDERGHPTSIAGTLRPVVQADDEESKRIMRPEARHIISKLDDLFLNLYHARRAYLTATDMAQSGDETGDENTKGTPTPLYEGRKRKRTASHPNSSHADGDGSGPSPIPPKSRKRLKRSDPRKIRLGLRDWSDVLGIASLAGWPNPAVMRTARRCADLFGQDMLFQTLEEGKVELEQDKDGSASWKYVEDSKENDAAMVDDDTPVPKYIDRPKEHAVFCPVEECKRHKQGFSRTWNLNQHLKTKHPTLVAVEERGKTD, from the coding sequence ATGTCATGCGGTACCCAAGAGGAACAAATCATCTTAGATACTCAGGATGCTCAAGATGCTCCATTGCAGTCTCTGTTTCCCCCCGAGCAAGATGATCCTGATGATTTAGACTATGAAAACTATGACGACGAGGTCAATGTCTTTGTCGAAGAACGCGAAGTACACAGCAAACCTCAGGATTGGTTAGGGAACAGCGATGAAGAAACTTCGTTGTCATCCGAGGGTGACTCTCTTGAAAGGCCAAACAGATTCGAAGGTTCACGACGGTCCTGGCTCTCGTGGACCAAGAGTGAAAGACAGGAAGTGACCGCTCTAGAAACTATACGTGCAAGAGACCTATCACTGCATCTTTATAATGCTTTTGCGCTGAAGAGAAGAGCAAAGAAAGTAAGAGTGGAACGATCTCAAAACAACAAGGAAGAAGATCGCATCGACAATGCAAACGAGATTTACCGTGAAGACCTGCTCTCTATATTTGCGCCTAGTAGGACGTGGACTGCGTGGCCCTTGCCTACAGAAATTGTGCCCAGGACTGTGGAAAAGGTGATAAGAGACGAGGATGAAGACTGGACCTTACGGGGCGAAATCGATTCGCGGCCAAGTGCAGAGTTGGAGGACTGTCTTATGGCCCAAATGATGAAATTCGCAAAGGAAAGATTTGAATACCGGGAATGGTCCCAGAAATCGGCTTGCTATCGAGGAAAGGACACCAATCCCGGCTCTGATAGCGAAGCCATGCCATCAGAAAAAGATGATGAAAGAGGTCATCCAACAAGCATTGCGGGAACCCTCCGCCCGGTGGTACAAGCTGACGATGAGGAATCAAAACGGATTATGCGCCCGGAAGCTCGTCACATTATTAGCAAGCTCGACGATCTATTCTTGAACCTTTACCATGCCCGGAGAGCTTATCTTACAGCTACTGATATGGCTCAGTCTGGAGACGAAACTGGAGACGAAAATACGAAGGGAACCCCGACCCCACTCTATGAAGGAAGAAAGCGTAAACGAACGGCTTCTCACCCAAATAGCTCCCATGCCGATGGAGATGGGTCGGGCCCCTCGCCTATCCCTCCAAAGAGCAGAAAACGATTAAAACGTAGCGATCCACGAAAGATCCGGTTGGGACTCCGAGACTGGAGTGATGTTCTAGGGATTGCATCGCTGGCGGGATGGCCTAATCCAGCCGTGATGCGCACCGCGCGGCGCTGTGCAGACCTCTTTGGTCAGGATATGCTGTTCCAAACTCTGGAGGAAGGCAAAGTGGAGCTTGAACAGGACAAGGACGGGTCAGCGTCCTGGAAGTACGTTGAAGATAGCAAAGAGAATGACGCAGCAATGGTCGATGACGATACGCCGGTCCCAAAATATATTGATAGGCCAAAAGAACATGCAGTATTCTGTCCCGTGGAAGAATGTAAACGTCATAAGCAGGGCTTTTCTAGGACGTGGAATTTGAATCAACACTTGAAAACAAAACATCCTACATTGGTGGCGGTTGAAGAGAGAGGAAAGACTGACTAG
- a CDS encoding uncharacterized protein (EggNog:ENOG410PGI5~COG:S~BUSCO:1126at33183), with the protein MNAMRSSHRIPPEQLQQKKPSQIKFIRAAQMSLFANISSWPPLGQVTFLKRRGDNISGDKARFTILLEASSSFPEQGWEVSIWHNVYGDWKELTLQKVTGQKVPVASGRKTGGDYHRHTFSGELGFPKEGKYASFTVKYRIGPDTEWQWVKEQFGTKDGEIVFEPPQTWIDKYRDGHPTDQLNNFIETFNTELDVQRRASETPGAVLWSIAGKAPRATDGKSGRATLALGSPREFVRNFSLVRIWSPWLAPRHGMETYRLTEDAVLSSFLRKDGLSLVLLAVSGPANISTTLQSSKSGVVISARNDEMKQADVKVLAAVAPSFRLAIAAVIYEARKLERLVAESLGKPTQTLTSDSFSKEPDDLSAQWLSSWYDGLAYCTWNSLGQSLTEEKILNALDTLKVNNINVVNLIIDDNWQSLDNKGKSQFQRGWTRFEANEEGFPKGLKHAINSVRAKHPNIKHIAVWHALMGYWGGISPNGELVRNYKTKVVKKVDRVAGGTMLAIDPDDIHRFYDDFYSFLLAAGVDSVKTDAQFFLDTLDNATDRARFTTEYQDAWSISLLRYFQARGISCMSQTPQIIFHSYLLTTKPRILLRNSDDFFPDIPSSHPWHIFCNAHNSLLTRHLNVIPDWDMFQTNHPYASFHGAARCISGGPIYITDEPGKHDFELINQMTALSIDGTSVILRPSVPGSTVDVYHNYNEGQLLKVGSYTGQARTGSGMLGLFNISGQDVSSLISILDFPGVNSGTETEYVVRAHSTGNMAIGPCDQSFLLSVGLEPRGWEILTAYPVHAFSLDRKCSGSELTRVAVLGFLDKMAGAAAIVGFDVAISHGGRLRFDITLKALGELGIYISDLGTRTVEDNFMVMISGRAVPVETIKVQGPNLLSVDIFTAWREMRLERGWSNEVVVQVLMD; encoded by the exons ATGAACGCGATGCGATCCTCTCATCGCATCCCTCCTGAGCAGCTGCAACAGAAAAAGCCATCACAGATCAAATTCATACGTGCGGCGCAAATGAGCCTCTTTGCAAACATATCATCATGGCCGCCGTTGGGGCAAGTTACATTcttgaagagaagaggagacAATATTTCTGGAGATAAG GCCAGATTCACCATTTTACTTGAGGCAAGCAGTTCATTTCCAGAGCAGGGCTGGGAAGTTTCTATCTGGCATAATGTTTACGGAGACTGGAAAGAACTTACCCTACAAAAAGTCACTGGGCAAAAGGTTCCTGTGGCCTCTGGGCGAAAGACTGGTGGGGATTACCATCGGCATACATTTAGCGGAGAACTTGGATTTCCCAAGGAAGGAAAATATGCGTCATTCACGGTTAAATATAGAATCGGCCCTGACACGGAGTGGCAATGGGTGAAGGAACAGTTTGGGACCAAAGACGGGGAAATTGTTTTTGAACCACCACAGACTTGGATCGATAAATACCGCGATGGTCATCCTACAGATCAATTGAACAACTTTATTGAGACTTTCAATACCGAATTGGATGTGCAACGTCGTGCGAGCGAAACCCCAGGTGCAGTTTTATGGAGCATCGCCGGGAAAGCCCCTCGTGCAACAGATGGTAAAAGCGGACGTGCAACACTGGCACTTGGTTCCCCGAGGGAGTTCGTGAGAAACTTTTCACTTGTTCGCATATGGAGCCCATGGCTGGCTCCGAGGCATGGAATGGAGACCTATCGACTAACAGAAGACGCTGTTTTGTCGTCGTTTCTGCGCAAGGATGGCCTGTCACTGGTGCTTCTCGCCGTGAGCGGTCCGGCTAATATCTCAACAACGCTGCAGTCGAGCAAGTCAGGGGTCGTCATCTCTGCGAGAAATGACGAAATGAAACAAGCTGATGTGAAGGTACTCGCCGCGGTTGCTCCATCCTTCAGGCTTGCCATTGCTGCCGTAATATATGAGGCGAGAAAATTGGAGAGGCTCGTTGCCGAATCGCTTGGTAAACCGACGCAAACGCTGACCTCTGACAGTTTTTCAAAAGAACCCGATGATCTCAGCGCTCAGTGGCTTTCAAGCTGGTATGACGGCTTGGCGTACTGCACCTGGAACTCACTGGGTCAGAGCTTGACAGAAGAGAAGATTCTCAATGCATTGGACACTTTAAAGGTCAACAACATCAACGTTGTCAATCTTATCATCGACGATAACTGGCAATCCTTGGACAATAAAGGCAAGTCTCAATTCCAACGAGGCTGGACACGATTTGAAGCGAATGAAGAGGGATTCCCGAAAGGATTAAAACATGCCATTAATAGCGTCCGTGCAAAACACCCAAACATCAAGCATATTGCCGTCTGGCATGCTCTCATGGGGTACTGGGGAGGGATTTCTCCCAATGGAGAGCTAGTACGGAACTACAAAACCAAGGTAGTCAAAAAGGTCGACCGGGTCGCGGGAGGGACCATGCTTGCTATTGACCCCGACGACATTCATCGCTTCTATGACGATTTTTACTCGTTCTTGTTAGCGGCCGGGGTCGACTCCGTGAAGACGGATGCGCAGTTCTTTCTTGACACTTTAGACAATGCGACTGACCGAGCTCGATTCACCACGGAGTACCAAGATGCATGGTCAATCTCGCTGTTGAGGTATTTCCAAGCAAGGGGTATATCCTGCATGTCGCAAACGCCTCAAATAATATTTCATTCGTACCTACTGACCACGAAACCGCGCATCTTACTGCGCAATTCTGACGATTTCTTCCCGGACATTCCTAGTTCCCATCCCTGGCATATATTTTGCAACGCACATAACTCGCTATTGACACGTCATCTTAATGTTATTCCAGACTGGGACATGTTCCAAACAAACCATCCATATGCCTCCTTTCACGGAGCAGCCAGATGCATATCAGGCGGACCGATATATATCACGGATGAGCCGGGAAAGCATGACTTTGAACTTATTAACCAAATGACTGCGCTGTCAATTGATGGAACTAGCGTCATTCTTCGACCAAGCGTTCCGGGATCCACGGTTGACGTTTATCACAACTATAATGAAGGACAGCTTCTGAAAGTAGGAAGCTACACTGGACAAGCACGCACTGGAAGTGGGATGCTCGGTCTGTTCAACATCAGCGGCCAAGATGTATCCTCTCTGATATCTATCCTCGACTTCCCTGGAGTTAACTCCGGCACTGAAACCGAATACGTCGTTCGCGCACATTCAACAGGGAATATGGCGATAGGGCCATGTGATCAAAGTTTTCTGCTTTCTGTTGGTCTCGAGCCAAGAGGCTGGGAAATCCTCACAGCATACCCTGTTCACGCCTTTTCTTTGGATAGGAAGTGTTCGGGGTCTGAATTGACGCGGGTTGCAGTTTTGGGTTTCCTGGACAAAATGGCTGGCGCTGCAGCGATAGTCGGTTTTGATGTTGCTATCTCGCATGGTGGTCGACTTCGCTTCGATATTACCCTTAAGGCGCTTGGAGAATTaggaatatatatatccgATCTTGGCACAAGAACCGTTGAGGACAACTTTATGGTGATGATATCAGGCAGAGCAGTCCCGGTTGAAACTATTAAGGTACAGGGACCCAATTTGCTGTCGGTGGATATTTTCACAGCATGGAGAGAGATGAGATTGGAGCGTGGGTGGAGCAATGAAGTTGTCGTCCAAGTTTTAATGGACTGA
- a CDS encoding uncharacterized protein (EggNog:ENOG410PNKX~COG:S~TransMembrane:7 (o17-38i50-70o90-115i127-149o178-197i206-225o245-265i)): MALGPPVASDSGRGTQLWVVATVMVVVSGFFVSLRLIGRYFRSMLWVDDWAIVAAHLFSIAFSVCNIMSVKHGFGNHTWEVPKPERIQALKWSLIVQVIYKIVISLTKVAILLLYLRLFSVQKVFRWLCYALIALTVLSGIAYTPLTIWQCSPVQAFWDRSIPHQCIGNQHWRLSYSVINIGTDFLILFLPIQRIFCLQLERRDKIALIFIFSLGAFVCIISVIRVTTIRRVGKRKDPLWNTFPLGLWSVVEVNTGIVCACMPMIRQSLSVLFPKLFSRNKTRPSGRSLSKSASHRSYGLTNGGSTMPTAAICWTKHEEENIYMASIKPGRESPIFRTESEERIIGPENADPNDMRIFQRTEISIIDSSRA; encoded by the exons ATGGCTTTGGGTCCTCCCGTGGCAAGTGATTCCGGCAGAGGAACGCAATTATGGGTAGTAGCTACCGTCATGGTTGTTGTTTCGggcttttttgtttctctgcGTTTGATCGGGAGATATTTTCGGAGTATGCTTTGGGTGGATGACTGGGCAATTGTTGCAGCACAT CTGTTCTCAATCGCATTTTCCGTGTGCAATATTATGT CTGTAAAGCATGGCTTCGGCAATCACACTTGGGAGGTGCCAAAGCCCGAAAGAATTCAGGCGTTGAAG TGGTCACTCATAGTGCAAGTGATATACAAAATCGTCATCTCGCTCACCAAGGTTGCAATCTTGCTCCTCTACCTGCGACTCTTCTCTGTGCAAAAGGTTTTTCGCTGGCTATGTTACGCTCTCATTGCATTGACTGTTTTGTCGGGTATTGCGTACACGCCTCTAACAATCTGGCAATGCTCGCCGGTACAAGCCTTTTGGGATCGTTCCATTCCACACCAGTGTATCGGAAATCAGCACTGGCGACTGTCGTATTCAGTGATAAACATAGGCACTGACTTTTTAATTCTGTTTCTCCCGATACAACGGATTTTTTGCCTCCAGCTAGAACGAAGGGATAAGATTGCGTTgatttttatcttttctttggGTGCATT TGTGTGCATCATAAGTGTTATCCGAGTGACAACCATTCGCAGGGTTGGCAAGCGGAAGGACCCGTTGT GGAACACATTTCCACTCGGCTTGTGGAGCGTTGTTGAAGTCAACACGGGCATTGTCTGCGCCTGCATGCCTATGATTCGCCAGTCACTTTCTGTACTGTTTCCGAAGCTATTTTCACGCAATAAAACTCGCCCTAGCGGCCGTTCCTTGAGCAAATCTGCCAGCCACAGGTCCTACGGGCTGACAAACGGTGGGTCGACAATGCCTACTGCTGCCATATGTTGGACCAAGCatgaagaagagaatatttATATGGCATCTATAAAACCAGGGAGAGAATCGCCAATTTTCCGGACAGAGAGTGAAGAGAGGATTATTGGGCCCGAAAATGCTGATCCGAATGATATGCGGATATTTCAGCGGACGGAAATATCAATAATTGACTCGAGTAGAGCATAG